In one window of Cytophagaceae bacterium ABcell3 DNA:
- a CDS encoding glycosyltransferase, whose protein sequence is MKIRMFYPSMVSEWNFAGAGFLRGMVSEFLHRGEDVKVFEPVRSECIENLVACYGDAPVKEFKSFYNNRLISNFYETEKFQPEEILDDCDLVIVHVRTDPEIIRKIGEHRKANPFYKLLFHDSSHKVMTEKEGSVIASLQNYDGVLAGCNYLREMYLKNGWADKAWVWHEAVDSRIFYPRESESKEGDLVCVGNWGNGERFDGLKNFFLKPAERLQVSSTLYGVGYPEDFIKKCDSCNITFKEWIAAYKIPHVFAGHSVAVHIPKKSYLESVPGKPANGIFEAMACGIPVVSAPWEDTDGLFAQGLDYIVADAREIESKIQELLLDKERAAETARNGLRVINKKHTCWHRLKTLFKICRQLGMEIQDELGGRREQYAA, encoded by the coding sequence ATGAAAATCAGAATGTTTTATCCTTCTATGGTTTCTGAGTGGAACTTTGCGGGAGCTGGCTTTTTAAGAGGGATGGTTTCTGAGTTTTTGCACAGGGGCGAAGATGTCAAAGTTTTTGAACCTGTCAGATCGGAATGCATTGAGAACCTAGTGGCTTGTTATGGCGACGCTCCGGTTAAGGAGTTTAAAAGCTTTTATAATAACCGACTTATAAGTAATTTTTATGAAACCGAGAAATTTCAGCCAGAAGAGATTTTGGATGATTGCGACCTGGTCATTGTCCATGTGAGGACAGATCCTGAAATCATTAGGAAAATAGGCGAACACCGTAAGGCAAACCCTTTTTACAAGCTGTTGTTTCACGACTCAAGCCATAAGGTAATGACCGAAAAAGAAGGTTCGGTGATTGCTAGTTTGCAAAATTATGATGGCGTGTTGGCCGGGTGCAATTATTTGCGTGAAATGTATTTGAAAAATGGCTGGGCCGACAAGGCTTGGGTGTGGCACGAAGCTGTAGATAGCCGGATTTTTTACCCTCGTGAAAGTGAGTCCAAAGAAGGGGACTTGGTATGTGTAGGTAATTGGGGCAATGGAGAAAGGTTTGATGGGTTGAAAAACTTTTTTCTGAAGCCTGCAGAACGCCTTCAGGTATCCAGTACTTTATATGGGGTGGGGTATCCTGAGGATTTTATCAAGAAGTGTGATTCCTGTAATATCACATTTAAAGAGTGGATTGCAGCGTATAAAATTCCACATGTTTTTGCGGGGCATTCTGTAGCTGTACATATCCCGAAAAAATCTTATTTGGAATCTGTACCCGGTAAACCTGCTAATGGAATATTTGAAGCGATGGCTTGCGGTATTCCTGTTGTATCAGCTCCTTGGGAGGATACGGATGGTTTGTTTGCTCAGGGTTTAGATTACATTGTGGCAGATGCTCGTGAAATTGAAAGTAAAATTCAAGAACTACTGCTAGACAAGGAGCGTGCAGCAGAAACAGCTCGAAATGGCCTGAGGGTTATTAACAAAAAACACACTTGTTGGCATAGACTAAAAACCCTTTTTAAAATTTGCCGTCAACTTGGCATGGAAATACAAGATGAGTTAGGGGGAAGACGAGAACAATATGCGGCCTGA
- the nirD gene encoding nitrite reductase small subunit NirD has protein sequence MLLAEEKVTWTKAAPVSEFAENSGACVKINGEQVAVFNFTRRNEWFATQNMCPHKMQMILSRGMLGDCNGEPKVACPFHKKTFSLKTGENLNGDCGTIKTYPVKIEDGYVYIGVNE, from the coding sequence ATGTTACTAGCTGAAGAAAAAGTTACCTGGACTAAAGCAGCACCAGTTTCTGAATTTGCAGAAAACTCAGGTGCATGTGTAAAGATTAACGGTGAACAAGTAGCTGTTTTTAACTTTACCCGACGTAATGAATGGTTTGCTACCCAAAACATGTGTCCACACAAGATGCAAATGATCTTATCCAGAGGCATGTTGGGAGACTGTAATGGTGAGCCTAAAGTGGCTTGCCCATTTCACAAAAAGACTTTTTCTCTGAAAACTGGTGAAAACCTGAACGGAGATTGTGGAACTATTAAAACATATCCAGTAAAAATAGAAGATGGCTATGTTTATATAGGGGTCAATGAATAA